A genomic window from Cloacibacillus evryensis DSM 19522 includes:
- the rplA gene encoding 50S ribosomal protein L1 codes for MAKKGKRYKALLEKVDLTKQYSLSEAVALAKECATAKFDESLELHIRLGVDPRHADQQVRSTIVLPFGTGHTKKVAVLALGDKQKEAQDAGADIVGGEDLVAEIQNGRLDFDAVIATPDIMKSAGRLGKVLGPRGLMPSAKTNTVTFDVADAIKEIKAGRVEFRVDKTAITHNAVGRASFPLENLMGNVKTLLRAIIKARPAAVKGTYIKGITVSSTMGVGLHVDPLQAQKEVAAE; via the coding sequence ATGGCAAAAAAAGGAAAACGTTACAAGGCGCTGCTCGAAAAAGTTGATCTTACAAAGCAGTACTCCCTTTCAGAGGCAGTAGCGCTCGCAAAGGAATGCGCGACCGCGAAATTTGATGAAAGCCTCGAACTCCATATTCGTCTGGGCGTTGATCCCCGTCATGCAGACCAGCAGGTACGCAGCACAATAGTCCTTCCCTTCGGAACCGGCCACACAAAGAAAGTCGCAGTGCTGGCGCTCGGTGACAAGCAGAAGGAAGCTCAGGATGCAGGCGCGGACATCGTCGGCGGCGAAGATCTGGTTGCAGAGATCCAGAACGGCAGACTTGATTTCGATGCAGTAATCGCCACACCGGATATAATGAAGTCGGCGGGACGCCTCGGTAAAGTCCTCGGACCCCGCGGCCTTATGCCGAGCGCTAAGACCAATACCGTTACATTCGATGTTGCCGATGCTATCAAAGAGATCAAAGCGGGCCGTGTCGAGTTCCGCGTTGACAAAACAGCTATCACCCATAATGCTGTAGGAAGAGCTTCGTTCCCCCTAGAGAACCTCATGGGCAACGTTAAGACGCTCCTCCGCGCAATCATCAAAGCCCGTCCCGCTGCGGTCAAGGGCACATATATAAAGGGCATCACCGTCTCCTCGACGATGGGCGTGGGCCTTCATGTAGACCCGCTCCAGGCACAGAAAGAGGTAGCGGCGGAGTAA
- the rpmG gene encoding 50S ribosomal protein L33, translated as MADIIGLQCTECKRRNYVTLVNKKKATKKLEKKKYCKFCDKHTLHKECK; from the coding sequence ATGGCTGACATCATCGGTCTTCAGTGCACGGAGTGCAAACGCCGCAACTATGTTACGCTTGTTAACAAGAAAAAGGCGACCAAAAAGCTGGAGAAGAAAAAATATTGCAAGTTCTGCGACAAGCACACCTTGCACAAAGAATGCAAATAG
- a CDS encoding carbon starvation CstA family protein, translating into MFFIMFAVSALLLILGYIFYGRFMANLYGISNKNITPAEQMNDGMDYCPTHPAVVLGHHFSSIAGAGPIVGPITAASMFGWLPTILWCIFGSIFLGGPHDFGAVVASMRHEGKSVGEVIDRWIGHKGKMLFLVFTILSLFLVVAVFLVLTTATFVTDPVVAFVSCMYILLAVISGLLIYRFNMNLKFVTLVMLAIIAVCTIWGGDWPFVAAVFTHNADQWNIFLAVYILAASVLPVWLLLQPRDYLASYFLYFAVAIGALGMIFGASMDSGSIPMIAKDIKWFGLGKANLWPMMFVIVACGAISGFHSLVGSGTTSKQLAHEADALPVGYGAMLLEGLVAVIALGTLMVAGGIQKGGPVGTFAAGFGQFCTILGIDPILGTRLGAIAINGFLLTSLDTATRLARYQIQELTDYKVNKYAATIIAVVIALVLVYVKTTGPDGNPVPAWAVIWPVFGASNQLVAALAILGIAMWIIRGLKKKATFLLIPFWFMLFTSMAGLVVEIKGTLTSAHPNYILAGISVLLLVLALLMTKEGVSALNREKKGEFVK; encoded by the coding sequence ATGTTCTTCATAATGTTCGCAGTATCCGCTTTATTGTTGATACTCGGCTACATATTCTACGGGAGGTTCATGGCAAACCTTTATGGGATCAGCAACAAAAATATCACCCCGGCCGAGCAGATGAACGACGGCATGGACTACTGCCCCACGCATCCCGCGGTCGTCCTCGGACACCACTTTTCGTCCATCGCCGGCGCCGGTCCGATCGTCGGCCCGATAACCGCCGCTTCGATGTTCGGCTGGCTGCCCACGATCCTCTGGTGCATATTCGGCTCGATATTCCTCGGCGGTCCCCATGATTTCGGCGCCGTCGTCGCTTCGATGCGCCACGAGGGCAAGTCTGTCGGCGAGGTCATCGACCGTTGGATCGGCCATAAGGGGAAGATGCTTTTCCTCGTATTCACGATCCTCTCGCTCTTCCTCGTCGTGGCGGTCTTCCTCGTCCTGACGACGGCGACCTTCGTGACGGACCCGGTGGTCGCGTTCGTAAGCTGCATGTACATCCTGCTCGCGGTCATTTCAGGGCTCCTCATCTATCGTTTCAACATGAACCTTAAGTTTGTAACGCTTGTGATGCTCGCCATCATCGCCGTCTGCACGATCTGGGGCGGAGACTGGCCCTTTGTCGCGGCGGTCTTCACTCACAACGCCGATCAGTGGAACATCTTCCTCGCCGTCTACATCCTCGCCGCCTCGGTGCTTCCCGTATGGCTGCTGCTCCAGCCGCGCGACTACCTCGCCTCTTACTTCCTCTATTTCGCGGTGGCGATCGGCGCGCTGGGAATGATCTTCGGCGCCTCGATGGACAGCGGCAGCATCCCGATGATCGCCAAAGACATCAAATGGTTCGGGCTCGGCAAGGCCAACCTCTGGCCGATGATGTTCGTCATCGTCGCCTGCGGCGCCATCTCCGGCTTCCATTCGCTCGTCGGCTCGGGCACGACATCGAAGCAGCTCGCCCATGAGGCGGACGCGCTTCCCGTCGGCTACGGGGCGATGCTCCTTGAAGGCCTTGTCGCCGTCATCGCGCTCGGCACGCTGATGGTCGCGGGCGGAATACAGAAGGGTGGCCCCGTCGGCACCTTCGCGGCCGGCTTCGGCCAGTTCTGCACGATCCTCGGCATCGACCCCATCCTCGGGACACGCCTCGGCGCCATCGCCATCAACGGCTTCCTGCTGACCTCGCTCGATACCGCGACGCGCCTTGCGCGTTACCAGATACAGGAGCTGACGGACTACAAGGTCAACAAGTACGCGGCGACGATCATCGCCGTCGTGATCGCGCTCGTGCTCGTCTACGTCAAAACGACGGGCCCCGACGGAAACCCCGTTCCCGCCTGGGCGGTCATCTGGCCGGTCTTCGGCGCCTCCAACCAGCTCGTAGCGGCGCTCGCCATTCTCGGCATCGCGATGTGGATCATCCGCGGCCTCAAGAAGAAGGCGACCTTCCTGCTTATCCCCTTCTGGTTCATGCTCTTTACAAGCATGGCCGGCCTCGTGGTGGAGATAAAGGGAACGCTGACGAGCGCCCATCCGAATTACATCCTCGCCGGGATCAGCGTGCTGCTGCTCGTTCTCGCGCTCCTTATGACGAAAGAGGGCGTCTCGGCGCTCAACAGGGAGAAGAAGGGCGAGTTTGTAAAGTAG
- a CDS encoding EamA family transporter produces MWAIYALCSAFFAALTSILAKIGIEGVNSNLATAVRTVVVVVMAWLVVFMTGSGGQIGDISRKSWLFLVLSGLATGASWLFYFRALQIGEASKVIPADKFSVVLGIVMAFIFLHEAVTTKALVGGALITLGTFVLIF; encoded by the coding sequence GTGTGGGCAATATATGCGTTATGTTCGGCGTTCTTCGCGGCGCTTACTTCTATCCTTGCGAAGATCGGTATCGAAGGCGTGAATTCCAATCTCGCGACGGCGGTGCGCACCGTGGTGGTCGTGGTAATGGCCTGGCTCGTCGTCTTTATGACCGGGAGCGGCGGCCAGATCGGCGACATCAGCCGCAAGAGCTGGCTCTTTCTCGTTCTGTCCGGGCTGGCCACGGGAGCGTCGTGGCTCTTTTACTTCCGCGCACTGCAGATCGGCGAGGCCTCGAAGGTGATTCCGGCGGACAAGTTCAGCGTCGTCCTCGGCATCGTCATGGCCTTTATCTTTCTGCACGAGGCGGTCACGACAAAGGCGCTTGTCGGCGGCGCGCTGATCACGTTGGGGACCTTTGTTTTGATCTTTTAG
- a CDS encoding carbon-nitrogen family hydrolase, whose product MLRVGIAQIDVKLGERTANFRTVTEWMARYHTPSEVETVIVLPEIFDVGYVIDEAEKYGDHDAAQAAGFLGGLARRYNVWFAGGSVLATTEEGAVNRALVVDPRGEYVAHYDKAHLVPMMNEEKYLRAGSAPGLFEIGGVKVSCAICYDLRFCEWLRMGALAGAQLCLISAEWPSPRIEHWRTLLRARAIENMMFVAACNRVGTTPSDSFGGRSAVIDPWGKILYEGGEGCEGAFVTIEPRESGEARDFIRAFEMRRPELYRL is encoded by the coding sequence ATGCTAAGGGTAGGGATTGCGCAGATAGATGTAAAGCTCGGAGAGCGAACGGCAAATTTTCGGACCGTTACGGAATGGATGGCAAGATACCATACTCCCTCCGAGGTCGAGACGGTGATCGTGCTGCCGGAAATCTTCGACGTCGGTTATGTCATCGACGAGGCGGAGAAGTACGGGGACCACGACGCGGCGCAGGCGGCGGGATTCTTAGGCGGACTCGCGCGGCGGTACAACGTCTGGTTCGCCGGCGGCTCAGTGCTCGCGACGACGGAAGAGGGGGCGGTAAACCGCGCGCTCGTCGTCGATCCGCGCGGCGAATACGTCGCGCACTATGACAAGGCCCATCTCGTGCCGATGATGAACGAGGAAAAGTATCTGCGCGCCGGATCCGCGCCGGGACTCTTTGAGATCGGCGGCGTCAAGGTCAGCTGCGCGATCTGCTATGACCTGCGCTTCTGCGAGTGGCTGCGCATGGGAGCCCTTGCCGGCGCGCAGCTCTGCCTGATCTCCGCCGAATGGCCGTCGCCGAGAATAGAGCACTGGCGGACATTGCTGCGGGCGCGGGCGATTGAAAATATGATGTTCGTCGCCGCCTGCAACCGGGTGGGGACCACGCCTTCCGACAGTTTCGGCGGACGATCGGCGGTGATCGACCCCTGGGGCAAGATTCTTTACGAGGGAGGCGAGGGCTGTGAGGGCGCTTTCGTCACTATCGAACCACGCGAATCCGGCGAGGCGAGGGATTTCATTCGGGCCTTTGAAATGCGCCGCCCCGAACTTTATCGGCTATAA
- the nusG gene encoding transcription termination/antitermination protein NusG: MSELFGNTQERRWYIVQTYSGYENKVKANLDQRIATMGMEDRIFRVLVPVEEKVTIKDGKTKRVKRKVFPSYVLVEMILEDQSWYVVRHTPGVTGFVGSGNHPIPLSPKEAEDIMQKLGKEAKPKVEVDFKVGDMIQMKTGPFAGCSGPVVDVDADKAKIKFRITAFGRETDVEADYSDLEKI; the protein is encoded by the coding sequence ATGAGCGAATTATTTGGAAATACACAGGAACGCCGCTGGTACATAGTACAGACCTACTCAGGGTATGAGAATAAGGTCAAGGCAAACCTCGATCAGCGCATAGCGACCATGGGCATGGAAGATAGGATTTTCCGTGTCCTTGTTCCCGTTGAGGAAAAGGTGACCATAAAAGATGGAAAGACCAAACGCGTAAAAAGGAAGGTCTTTCCGAGCTATGTCCTTGTCGAAATGATACTTGAAGATCAGTCCTGGTATGTCGTTCGCCACACTCCCGGAGTAACGGGTTTTGTCGGTTCGGGGAACCACCCCATCCCTCTTTCGCCCAAAGAGGCTGAAGATATAATGCAGAAGCTCGGCAAAGAGGCCAAGCCGAAGGTAGAGGTGGACTTCAAAGTCGGCGACATGATACAGATGAAGACTGGACCGTTTGCCGGATGCAGCGGCCCCGTCGTCGATGTCGACGCGGACAAGGCAAAGATAAAATTCCGGATTACGGCCTTCGGCAGAGAGACAGATGTGGAGGCGGACTACAGCGACCTCGAAAAGATATAG
- the secE gene encoding preprotein translocase subunit SecE, producing MEKVLDYIRESRAELKKVTWPTKQQLWYSTIIVIVVSAIASAYLGLVDLILTGIFSKIIQ from the coding sequence ATGGAGAAAGTCCTCGACTACATCCGGGAATCTAGAGCTGAGCTTAAAAAGGTAACGTGGCCCACAAAACAGCAGTTATGGTATTCTACCATCATTGTCATCGTGGTATCGGCCATCGCCTCAGCCTATCTCGGGCTGGTAGATTTGATTCTAACTGGAATATTCTCTAAGATTATCCAGTAG
- the tuf gene encoding elongation factor Tu → MAKEKFVRNKPHLNIGTIGHIDHGKTTLTAAITKTLARHGGADFTPFDMIDKAPEERERGITINISHVEYETPTRHYAHIDCPGHADYIKNMITGAAQMDGAILVVSAADGPMPQTREHVLLARQVNVPALVVFMNKCDMVDDPELLDLVEMEIRDLLNKYEFPGDDIPIVRGSALKALESDEDNDWTKGIMDLMQACDDYIPAPEREVDFPFLMPIEDVFTITGRGTVVTGRVEKGIIRPGDEVEIVGIKDTHKTVATSLEMFRKILDDAEAGDNVGILLRGVGKDDVERGQVLAKPGSIKPHTHFKGEVYVLKKEEGGRHTPFFSGYKPQFYFRTTDITGEIKLAEGVEMVMPGDSSTFEVKLIAPIAMQEGLRFAVREGGRTVGAGVVTEIIA, encoded by the coding sequence ATGGCAAAAGAGAAATTCGTACGCAACAAACCGCATCTCAACATCGGTACGATCGGTCACATAGACCACGGCAAGACGACGCTGACGGCGGCGATCACCAAGACGCTGGCGCGCCACGGCGGAGCTGACTTCACGCCCTTCGACATGATCGACAAAGCGCCGGAAGAGAGAGAGCGCGGAATCACCATCAACATCTCGCACGTTGAATACGAGACGCCCACGCGCCACTACGCCCACATCGACTGCCCGGGTCACGCCGACTACATCAAGAACATGATCACCGGAGCCGCGCAGATGGACGGAGCGATCCTCGTCGTATCCGCCGCCGACGGCCCGATGCCGCAGACCCGTGAGCACGTGCTGCTTGCGCGCCAGGTCAACGTTCCTGCGCTCGTAGTATTTATGAACAAGTGCGACATGGTAGACGACCCCGAACTCCTCGACCTCGTCGAAATGGAGATCCGCGACCTCCTCAACAAATACGAGTTCCCCGGAGACGACATCCCCATCGTTCGCGGCAGCGCGCTGAAAGCGCTTGAGAGCGACGAAGACAACGACTGGACCAAGGGGATCATGGACCTGATGCAGGCGTGCGACGACTACATCCCGGCGCCTGAGCGCGAAGTGGACTTCCCCTTCCTTATGCCGATCGAAGACGTCTTCACCATCACGGGCCGCGGCACAGTCGTAACGGGCCGTGTGGAAAAAGGTATAATCCGCCCCGGCGACGAAGTAGAAATCGTAGGTATCAAAGACACGCACAAGACGGTGGCGACGAGCCTTGAAATGTTCCGCAAGATCCTGGACGACGCGGAAGCGGGAGACAACGTAGGCATCCTCCTTCGCGGCGTAGGCAAAGACGACGTGGAACGCGGTCAGGTCCTCGCGAAGCCGGGCAGCATCAAGCCGCATACGCACTTCAAAGGCGAAGTGTACGTCCTCAAGAAGGAAGAGGGAGGCCGTCACACGCCGTTCTTCAGCGGCTACAAGCCCCAGTTCTACTTCCGTACGACGGACATCACCGGCGAGATCAAACTTGCCGAGGGAGTGGAAATGGTAATGCCTGGAGACAGCAGCACATTTGAAGTCAAACTCATCGCGCCGATAGCGATGCAGGAAGGACTTCGTTTCGCAGTACGCGAAGGCGGCCGCACGGTCGGCGCCGGCGTCGTCACTGAGATCATAGCGTAA
- a CDS encoding metal-sensing transcriptional repressor, with translation MMKEEEICGCHEKMTERTEEERKKLIHRLNRIEGQIRGIRGMVEKSVYCTDILTQSAAVTAAVNAFNKDLLASHIRNCVARDIRAGKDEVIDELVAALQKLMK, from the coding sequence ATGATGAAAGAAGAAGAAATTTGCGGCTGCCATGAGAAAATGACCGAGCGCACCGAAGAGGAGCGCAAAAAACTGATCCATCGCCTCAACCGCATCGAGGGGCAGATCCGCGGCATCCGCGGCATGGTAGAAAAAAGCGTTTATTGTACGGACATCTTGACACAGTCCGCGGCGGTGACGGCGGCGGTCAACGCTTTCAATAAAGATCTGCTGGCCAGCCACATCCGCAATTGCGTGGCGAGGGATATCCGGGCCGGCAAGGACGAGGTCATCGACGAGCTGGTCGCCGCCCTGCAGAAGTTGATGAAATAA
- the rplK gene encoding 50S ribosomal protein L11: MAKKVIGELKLQLPAGKATPAPPVGPALGQRGINIMEFVKAFNAKTADQVGMIIPVVITVYADRSFSFVLKTPPASILIKKAAGKEKGSAVPNKDKVGKLTKKQVQDIAALKMPDLNANDIEAAMKMIEGTARSMGIEIVR; the protein is encoded by the coding sequence ATGGCTAAGAAGGTAATTGGGGAGCTCAAACTTCAGCTTCCCGCAGGAAAAGCCACACCGGCACCGCCGGTCGGCCCGGCGCTCGGTCAGCGCGGAATCAACATCATGGAATTCGTCAAGGCGTTCAACGCCAAGACCGCCGATCAGGTCGGCATGATAATTCCAGTTGTCATCACGGTATATGCGGACCGCAGCTTTTCGTTCGTACTCAAGACCCCGCCCGCAAGCATCCTTATCAAGAAGGCCGCCGGCAAGGAAAAGGGTTCGGCCGTCCCCAACAAGGACAAGGTCGGCAAGCTGACGAAGAAGCAGGTGCAGGATATCGCGGCTCTTAAGATGCCCGATCTCAACGCCAACGACATCGAAGCGGCAATGAAGATGATCGAAGGCACCGCGCGTTCAATGGGTATCGAAATAGTTCGCTAA
- a CDS encoding heavy metal translocating P-type ATPase yields MKQYTVTGMSCAACAARVEKAVAKAPGVTSCSVSLLTNSLGVEGTASDAEIVAAVRNAGYGAAPKGAKNSGAPADGAADALRDRETPVLKRRLAASLAFLAVLMYFSMGHMMWNWPLPAFFAGNHIAMGLIQLLLAVAVMVINQKFFISGFQSLLRRAPNMDTLVALGSAAAFVYSTFALFAMTQRQLLGDAAGVAAYMHEFYFESAAMILALITVGKMLEARSKGRTTDALKGLMKLAPKRAVVVNNGEEKTVPIEEVRKGDIFVVRPGENIPVDGVVLEGNSAVNESALTGESIPADKSAGDQVSAATLNQSGFIRCEATRVGEDTTLSQIIRMVSDAAATKAPIAKIADRVSGVFVPVVILISIATTAVWLLAGESLGFALARGISVLVISCPCALGLATPVAIMVGSGMGAKNGILFKNALSLEAAGKVQIAALDKTGTITSGEPRVTDIVPAPGTGEDELLRLACALEQKSEHPLARAVLRRAKERGMQPEEVEGFQALPGNGLTALRQGRELRGGSYKFISGRSEVPEEMKIRSERLAEEGKTPLFFSMDGAVAGIIAVADAIKEDSAKAIGELKNMGIRVVMLTGDNERTARAVGREAGVDEVIAGVLPDGKENAIRRLKEKGTVAMVGDGINDAPALTRADIGIAIGAGTDVAIDAADIVLMKSRLADVPAAIRLSRATLRNIHENLFWAFIYNIVGIPLAAGVFISLFGWKLNPMFGAAAMSLSSFCVVTNALRLNFFKMYDAGRDKKIRTDYKNKNTKERTTMEKTMKIEGMMCGHCEAAVKKALESLPQVEAAKVDHTAGTAVVTLKAETEDDVLKKAVEERDYKVISIC; encoded by the coding sequence ATGAAACAATATACGGTAACGGGGATGAGCTGCGCGGCCTGCGCCGCCCGCGTGGAAAAGGCGGTGGCGAAGGCGCCGGGGGTGACCTCCTGCTCCGTGAGCCTGCTGACCAACTCTCTGGGGGTGGAGGGCACGGCCTCCGACGCGGAGATCGTCGCCGCCGTCCGAAACGCCGGATACGGCGCGGCCCCCAAGGGCGCGAAAAATAGCGGCGCGCCCGCGGACGGCGCGGCCGACGCGCTGCGGGACCGGGAGACGCCGGTACTGAAACGGCGTCTGGCCGCCTCTTTGGCCTTCCTCGCCGTTCTCATGTATTTCTCCATGGGGCATATGATGTGGAACTGGCCGCTGCCGGCCTTCTTTGCCGGCAATCACATTGCCATGGGGCTGATACAGCTGCTGCTGGCCGTCGCCGTGATGGTCATAAATCAGAAATTTTTTATCAGCGGCTTCCAAAGCCTCCTGCGCCGCGCGCCTAATATGGACACGCTTGTGGCGCTCGGCTCGGCGGCGGCTTTCGTATACAGCACCTTCGCGCTCTTCGCGATGACGCAGAGGCAGCTTTTAGGCGACGCCGCGGGAGTCGCGGCCTATATGCATGAGTTTTATTTTGAATCCGCGGCGATGATCCTCGCGCTGATCACCGTAGGCAAAATGCTCGAGGCCCGCTCCAAGGGGCGGACGACCGACGCGCTCAAGGGGCTGATGAAGCTGGCCCCTAAAAGAGCGGTCGTCGTGAACAACGGCGAGGAGAAGACGGTTCCCATCGAGGAGGTCAGAAAGGGCGATATCTTCGTCGTGCGTCCCGGCGAGAACATCCCCGTCGACGGCGTCGTGCTCGAGGGTAACAGCGCCGTCAATGAATCCGCGCTTACGGGGGAAAGCATTCCCGCGGATAAGAGCGCAGGCGACCAGGTCTCCGCGGCGACGCTGAACCAGTCGGGCTTCATTCGCTGCGAGGCGACGAGGGTCGGCGAAGATACGACGCTGTCGCAGATAATCCGGATGGTAAGCGACGCGGCGGCCACCAAGGCTCCGATCGCCAAAATCGCGGACAGGGTATCCGGCGTCTTCGTGCCGGTCGTCATCCTTATCTCCATCGCGACGACCGCCGTCTGGCTGCTCGCGGGCGAATCTCTCGGCTTCGCCCTAGCGCGCGGCATCTCCGTCCTCGTAATAAGCTGCCCCTGCGCGCTGGGGCTCGCGACGCCGGTGGCGATCATGGTCGGCAGCGGCATGGGCGCGAAAAACGGGATCCTGTTCAAAAACGCCCTCTCCCTCGAAGCGGCGGGCAAGGTACAGATTGCGGCGCTTGACAAGACCGGCACCATCACCTCCGGCGAACCGAGGGTGACGGATATCGTTCCCGCGCCGGGGACAGGCGAAGACGAGCTGCTGCGCCTCGCCTGCGCTCTGGAGCAAAAGAGCGAGCACCCGCTGGCGAGGGCTGTTTTACGGCGAGCGAAGGAGCGGGGGATGCAGCCGGAAGAGGTCGAAGGGTTCCAGGCGCTTCCGGGCAACGGCCTGACCGCTCTCCGGCAGGGCCGCGAATTAAGGGGCGGCAGTTATAAATTCATCAGCGGCCGGTCAGAGGTCCCCGAAGAGATGAAGATACGCTCAGAGAGGCTCGCGGAGGAGGGCAAGACACCGCTCTTCTTCAGCATGGACGGAGCGGTCGCCGGCATCATCGCCGTTGCCGACGCCATCAAAGAGGACAGCGCGAAGGCGATCGGCGAGCTGAAAAACATGGGCATCCGCGTGGTGATGCTCACGGGCGACAACGAACGCACCGCGCGGGCCGTCGGCAGAGAGGCCGGCGTCGACGAGGTGATAGCCGGCGTACTGCCGGACGGCAAGGAAAACGCGATACGTCGTTTGAAGGAGAAGGGCACGGTCGCCATGGTGGGAGACGGCATCAACGACGCCCCCGCGCTGACGCGCGCCGACATCGGCATCGCCATCGGCGCGGGAACCGACGTCGCGATAGACGCGGCGGACATCGTCCTCATGAAGAGCCGCTTAGCCGACGTGCCGGCGGCGATCCGCCTGAGCCGCGCCACATTGCGGAATATCCACGAAAACCTCTTCTGGGCCTTCATCTACAACATCGTCGGCATCCCGCTCGCGGCGGGAGTTTTCATCTCCCTGTTCGGCTGGAAGCTGAATCCGATGTTCGGCGCGGCGGCGATGAGCCTCTCGAGCTTCTGCGTCGTCACAAACGCCCTGCGCCTCAATTTCTTCAAAATGTACGACGCCGGCAGGGATAAAAAGATCAGGACGGACTATAAAAATAAAAACACAAAGGAGCGAACGACGATGGAAAAGACAATGAAGATCGAAGGAATGATGTGCGGCCACTGCGAGGCCGCGGTGAAGAAAGCGCTGGAGTCGCTGCCTCAGGTGGAGGCGGCGAAGGTGGACCACACCGCCGGTACCGCCGTGGTGACGCTGAAGGCCGAAACAGAGGACGACGTCTTGAAAAAGGCGGTCGAGGAGAGGGATTATAAGGTGATATCGATCTGTTAG